TACATTTAACAAAGAAACTGTGCCCCAAACCTCCTCAGTCAAATAGAAAACCCCGTGTGCGGTGGCATTGAATGTTTCAATATATGCAAAAAAGCCACTCTAGACAATCCAGTCAGGTAACATACTCATGGATAAGCTCATTATTCCTCATTTCATATTCGAGGATATGTTGGAAACATAGTATTGTAAAACATAGATTTCTAAACTAGTTCTAAGAAGAGTTAAGGCCAAAAAGAGGATGCAGCAGCTCTGAAACCAAACTAGTATTTAAAGAAGTCTTGTTATGATTATGGGAGGACAAGATGCAGAAAGGCATGCTGAGATAAGAAAACCACTGAGACACTAACCTGAGTTTCGATATCATTGGAGTTTAATCTCTTATTATAGGCATCAACGAAACATCCTCTCTCACTTTCAGGAATAAGATCTCTAAAGGGCTCCCAAGCTGACATGAGACAAAATGCACCAATATCAACCACTTAAAACTTAAAGGTCAAGATTCTGATGAACAGAAAGCCAGAAATCacaatcaagtcaaatatgAGATTATGCAAAGCTACAAcggaaaacattaaattattaaaagaatatagaaaaatacAAAGCTGCCACATAATTTCATACATCAAATAAGTCAAACCTCTTCAAATCTTTAAAAGGAAACCTTATTATGCATGGCAAATATTCAAACTTAATGCACCAGAAAATTAGATGAAAAGACAGCTCCATACCATCAGGATATATTGCAGCAGCGCCACCCTCATAAAACCAAtcaatttctttcttccttaGGAGGAAAATTCCCCTGAGGATCATGCCAGTAACCTTGTAACAAAATGATAATAaggtattttaaaaagtgaacaACATAGCACGGAAACAAACTCCTTAATTATATGGAGTACACAATCTTGAGCAGTACTggaaaaataatagtaataatagaaatataacaataataatagtaaaaggAGACATCATTATGACATAGTAAGAAAGAAACCAATCATAACCAAGAACAGAGTTAAACACCTTGTCTGGGTGAGATTGACTGTATGCAAGGGCAAGCGTGCTTCCCCACGATCCACCAAATACCTGCAAATCATACAGGTCAGAAAATGATATCTAATTACATAAGAATATTGAATCACAAAATGTATACTGAACACAACCGATGGTGTAAAATAACCTGCCATTCTGTAATTTCCAAATGTTCTCTTAGCTTTTCAATGTCATCAATGAGATCCCATGTGGTGTTTTGCTCTAAGCACGCATGTGGTGTGCTTTTCCCTGCACCTCGCTGATAAAGATAATAATTGTGAATTTGTGCTATAGCACACAAGCACGGGAGACCATTACTGCACTCAGAAACTAACCTGATCAAATAGAACGATTCGATAAAAGTCCGGATCAAAAAATCTTCGGTTGCTTGGGGAAGTTCCTCCTCCAGGGCCTCCATGAATGAAGACAACCGGCTGTCACAAAATGCTTAGAAAATGAtgaatcaaattttctttttaccgTTATTTACACTTTGCcctcaaattaaataaatataaaacaaccaGAGTGTTAATGCGCATAATTTAGCTTTCCCAAAGGATGTAAAGTATGTAAATGCTTAGATTCATCCAAGCACATATGCATGTGTAAAGATAGGTTTTAGCATTACAGTTCACACAGCTGCATTTATACTTAGAACCACTAAAAAACGGTCCATTGCCTCCCATTCCAATCTTGATccaaatataaacatataagcCTACTGCatgtatagaaaatataaaaaaatacatattcaaTCCATTGTTGGAGGCGAGTCAATTGCTACTCACATGGCCACTGGGGTTTCCTGATTGCTCCCAGTATATTGTGTGAAGATCTGAAACCTTCAAAAATCCTGTACTGTAGGGTTCTATTTGCGGGTAGAGATTTCTGACAAGTTTTTCGGATTCCTTTTCTGAAGCCATCAAATTACTAGATATTGGTTCAATTCTATGATCAATGCTTTGCATGCGAATAACTAAGGCCTTTCTGCCTGCGCATCACACCAAAACCGCAAATTTTAGAAGACCCTTGTGaagatataaatttattcaatataacAATGCAGAAATAGATTCAACAGTAATGAAACACAAACATTGGACGAGACAAGTGACCCACATAACCCTATCATTgtatcacataattaataaactaTCTAAACAAATCTGGAAAGTGGaggcagagagagagagagagagggtaCCTGAAGAAGGGATTCCTGGGTGAGAGAATGGAAGTGAAATGGGAAATTTGAAAGTTAGGGAAGGTAAGAAGGAGGCGAGGAGGGTGTTTGGAATAGAACCCAACTTCATTCTTTTGGGTTTATTATGAACTTGTGACAGTGATTATTTTATCCAATTAGCACTTGCCAACGAAAAGGTCACTCACTACATTGTGTCACCTCGTAATTGGTCATCTTGTCGTGTCTTTTGTTTGTTATAATCCGTTTGTTACATCTAAAATCACCTCGATACAAACAAGGCAATTACAATTAcgaatttatttagttatttatgtttattattaagtGTGAAGTTGGATTAAATACATGAAGTATGTC
Above is a genomic segment from Vigna radiata var. radiata cultivar VC1973A chromosome 10, Vradiata_ver6, whole genome shotgun sequence containing:
- the LOC106775132 gene encoding proline iminopeptidase; translation: MKLGSIPNTLLASFLPSLTFKFPISLPFSHPGIPSSGRKALVIRMQSIDHRIEPISSNLMASEKESEKLVRNLYPQIEPYSTGFLKVSDLHTIYWEQSGNPSGHPVVFIHGGPGGGTSPSNRRFFDPDFYRIVLFDQRGAGKSTPHACLEQNTTWDLIDDIEKLREHLEITEWQVFGGSWGSTLALAYSQSHPDKVTGMILRGIFLLRKKEIDWFYEGGAAAIYPDAWEPFRDLIPESERGCFVDAYNKRLNSNDIETQYAAARAWTKWEMMTAHLLPNEDNIKKGDDDYFSLAFARIENHYFVNKGFFPTDSYLLDRIDKIRHINTTIVQGRYDMCCPMMSAWDLHKAWPEADFRVVPDAGHSANEPGITAELVAANEKLKNIIKNKGE